In Accipiter gentilis chromosome 33, bAccGen1.1, whole genome shotgun sequence, the genomic window AAATGAGCAACTGTGAGGCACTTATGGTGGGGAAAGCAagctctctcttcttcctccccttcagTGTTGccatatgtaatttttatttgtgttacaCAGCAGAGGCTATAGTTGTGCAGCTGTACATGCTATCCATTCTGATCAATGCTGTACCTGTCAAGCTCTCAGCCGGTTTTGGAACAGCAGTCTAACTCAGGGGTTTTTGTGCTCTGTGATAAATTattggggctggggaggagaaatcATAAtttgtttggaagaaaaatatttttactatttgcTTCCTTGCCCAGAAACTTAAACTCAAAATATTTAATCCAAAATTTAACAGCAAATAATAAACTAtaaatttaaagaacaaatttaAACTGCCAAGGTTTACTATCCAAATCATAATAGAAGTTGTAACAACACTTTTCTAAATAAAAGCAGCTCTAATGAAGTACCTGACAATCCGTTTAGTACTTTAACTTAGTAATTTAGTTTTTCCTAGTTTTACTTCATCTACCTATATTACCATCTGCCTGGTAATATATGATGCCTAAAATCATGCTAGCACATGTAATTTAATGTGTAACCTAACACAAGGGGAGAGAGCAACATACCTGATACAATTCTGAAGGTGCAGCTGAAGCAGAAGCAGGTAGGGGCGGTAATTCCGGTAACCGTTTTGCATGACTCATGTTATATACAGAATCATTTTCTGACtagagagaaatgaaaaacaacttCAAAGACATTTATGAAATACACTGTTTCAAAAAAGATACATTCAGAAGAACAGAGACTTTTAGTTTTCATTGGAAATGACATATTGCAACTTTTCTAAATTCAAGGAAACGGACATTCTGTGGAGCAGGTTCCTCAGCAAAACAGGTTTTCAGATTGCACAGTTCTTTGTAATCATTTGATAAAACTTCCAATCACCAATAAATGTcagactaaaaaaacccaaccaagcaaaaaaaaccccgaacattTTTATATCACTGAAAACAATtcaaattgtttaaaatatttttagttataCTAAAAACTCCACTTTGTGTGGAGTTTGTAATGGTATAAACATtggatattaaaatattaaagcctACCAGACTGCCAAATTGACAGTGAAACAGCCCAAGCTGCGTGAGCCGCAttactggggagaaaaagaacaCCAGATTTTTTCATGTCTATAATGACCCAGTTCCAGAAGAAGCTATATTGCCAGGATGCCAGTGGAAGAACAGATTGCTCGCAATGACTCTGCAAAGTGTTCCAATACAAATAAGAGAATACCTAACATATCTTAGGACTATGTTCCATCTCCTCAAGGTGACCATACTTTGAGGTGGCCTTCCAGGACTTCATACAAAGTTCTCCAAGAatattttccagaattatttAGCTTCACAGTGGTTTAAGATTGTTTTGAATGGCAGCTTTCCTTAGCACAGGCCAAAACCTCACCCCTAGTCTGCTCTGAGTTTCCAAAATCAAATTTGTTTAGGAGATTCATGAAGAACAAATTCCCAAATATATAGTGACACTATCAGTAAAAGGAGGTTGAAGTATGTCGTATCTGAACGCCAGTGAATTAAATCTTCATAAAAGAGGATGCTATTACCCAATAAAATTATGTTTGAATAACATACCATCATTTTTACgtaatttttaatacatttttagcaCGTGGTTATTGCTTTCTGATCTATGACTGGAAAACTAGGCTGCTCAAACTTAGTTTTCCAGCAGACAAAGTTGTGCCCTCCTCAATAGCAAAGTAGAGaccatttagaaataaaatttgagaAAGGACTGATCTGATTTACCTCCTTGGTATTCCCCAGCGTGTCTGCACACAGACACACGGAAATCAAGATATTATCACTGCCAGGCATATTTCACTACATACAGCATGAACTGCTCTTGATTAATGACTAAAGGATTGGGCCTTAGGGTACTTTAGAAATGAATAAACCATGTGGTTTATTAGGAGATTTGTTCCTTCTTAGAGGTACAAGAGTTATTAAGCAAGCCATTGTTCATTCTAAAGCAACTCTTCATTTATATGCCACCTAACCCTTCCAAAAGTTAAATAATTGAGCAAAGGAATTAATAAGAAGTGTATTATAAAGGCTTATGTCCAAAGAATATTCAACAAGAATGAGTGCCTTCAAATAAGAGTTCTTCCAATGTCAAACCACTAGCCACCAGTAATAGCCAATTTCATCTGAAGTTTTGAAAAAGTTATCCATTTTTCACAGTCACTGCAGAAAGAACTTACCCTCAGGAGCCTCGGGCTCTGTGTTGGcttcattttgctttggttttttgtttgcttagaaGTTTTTGGTCCTCCCCCTCAATATAAGCATCCTTGTCATTACAGCACTGGGAAAAGCATTAGACACTCATTTTAGGTACTACACAACGTGTCAAAACAGTCAGCTTCCTATCCCAGCTGCCAGGAAGAAAAATCCCAGCTCTCCCCTTACTTGTTTACAACACTAAGCTTTCTGCCTGTCCAATCCACaggctctctttttttccattcctcttcaAGCTCACTTTTTACCTTAATCTTTCTAACTCTCTCCAGATGCCTTTCAAGCAACATTTTTTCCACCCTGCTCTTTCTACTTTCTCCAAAACTAGTTTCCGTGCCACTGCCTGTTCTCTTCTAATGTCCCAGGGACTCTGGGCCCCTAATTCCGGTTTACAGCAGACAGAGCCACACATTAATTGCCATGAGAAATGAGTACACATcaaaaggaatgggaaaagagaaagacacagaTGCCCAGCACGCCTTACACATCCACCGAGTGCATAAGCAAGCAGGGTAAGAGCAGGTACTACCTGCAGGCACCCTTGTTACCAGTCCCTCTGCCTGTTCCAGCTTGATGAACTTCTCCAACACTCTGCCTTTCAGTCCTCAGCTTCGTCGCCCCAGTTACAGCATAGCTGGTGCTTGGAGACAGGaattccctcctccctctcttccccaagTGGAGAGAAAACAGCCTCTTTCAGCACAGTGTTGCGCCAAGCTGTGGTCAGGGAGATTCAATTGTGGAACCAATGAGCAACTGTACAGGTTCATTTTACCTCTGAAAGCTACTGAAAATGTAGTCCTAAGACATCTCAGATATTCTGACATTTGTATGAAAACGCTGCACACAGCAAGGGAGCTCCCAGAGCAATAAAGGCTATATAAACACAAATTTTCTTAGgaagaactaggaaaaaaaaaaaacattaaagattCAAAATCTTGAACCCAAACATCTCTATCACTTTTCCACCATTCAGAATCAAACTCCCTGAAGATCCGAAGACAGCAGGTAGGATACTTCCACTCCTAATTCCTCTAAGTCTGCTTGTATGCATTTGCCTCCCACTCACAGTCATCACTATGTCCTGAAAAAGTCCTCCATCAACTTTCTTCACAAATGGGTATTATTACCATCCGAACTGAAATCTAGCACAGTCTCCTTATACTGACCCTCAAGAGGGCCCTTGTATGTGTTCTGCCAACACAGCGaaacttccattttaatttaaactctttctcaacatctttggatgttatttttcatcctgttttctacaaactgtaagaATGGCTGATATCCCCGAGTTAACAGCACAGTTTTCCTTACATCTTAATGTAATACCAACTAGAAGTGGAACATTGTTCCTGCCTGGCCACATGTGAAAGTTCCTACCATAAACAAAGCTGCTCTTTAAACACAAGCCAGCAGTGTGGGGTACAGAACCGGTGCTGCTAATGGTGGAGCTGGCAAATGCTAGGCTAGTGTGTATGGTAACCCTCCAAATatttcagtgctgctttgcaATGTGAGTATTTTCCTGCTAATTCGAGCTGATGCTGGCATGAAGACAAACTCAATTAAGCAGCAGTTATAGTAACTACTGTTCCTCTGTGCACAACAACTCAGATGCTTATATATGCATGTCCTTTGAGGTTAAATAAATTACTTGTGCTGCTTGGCAAACATTAAAACCAGTTACTTTATATAGAAAGAGATTATATGTGAATTTCTAGCAGAATAAATAATTATGCATACCAGGAAAATAATTCACTAAGATGTACAAGACTATCTCTAAAACCGCAGCTATGGCATGTTTCGAAAACAGCCAGAAATATAAAATCTCCAATATACTTCTAAACTCGGTGGAGCCATTAAACTTTATACTGCCATTATCACTGGATCATATCACACTATAATACCACGTTAGTTTTTCCCTatgctcactttaaaaaaattatacaaaataaacaaattgaaatttaattttatatatatatagtctgCTAGGAATATCAATACACTACACACTTTAATAATATGAGATATAAATGCTTTAACTGTTCAAGCAAAATAAACTTGCCCTCACCATCCTCTTGCAGGTATCTTGCGTTGGGCTTTTAGAGCCCATGGTCCAAATATGCAAAACTCTCTTTTACTTCCTCTGTCTACACAGATCCTTGTATCTGCAGAACTCATTGAAATCAGCACCTCAAAGACACAGAGCTCTGACAGTCTGATAGGTTAAAACCCCCATACTTTATAAAACCTTGATAGAACTAGAAAGCCCCCGCTTAGCTCAAAATGTCTGTACGTGTCGATTGTCAACATATTGTTTTTCTCAGAACCAGATGTGTGTGCATACGATTCTGTATCAACCTCTCTTTGCGTTCTAAGACCAGCGCGCTCCAAATTAAACATGGTATTTATTTTGttgcctttaaaaaataatcatgaaaCCATTAACGTTCAGTTTTGCAATACTCTCATGGGTGGCACCAATCAAAAACAGTGATTAAAGCATTCATGAGAAGCATGAATATTTTACTGATTTCTAACTGTAATTTACAGCATGAAAAATTCTATCTGTGTAGCAAAAGCTGGGAATTCACTGAAGCTTCGCGCTTGCCTGTAACACCATCGTGATGGCTCTGGAAAGCAGCCAGGCCAAATCATCGTGCAACACACCTCAGCGAGCGTAATTTCTGAGATGAACAGTCCCATCCAAATGCTGGGACACTGTAGAATGCACCGATCTTGCTGAAAACCCAGCTGAATTTTTCAAGTGATTATTCCTCACGTGGAGCATCTCCCCAAACAGGTTTGCCACGTGGCCACCCAAACACCCATGGAGACAGCAGGACAAGGTGGAAACGTGTGGGAACAAGTAACCAGAGATGGAGCAGGAGGTGAAGGCGGTTATGCCAGATGAAATGTTCCACAGCTCCCATTCCACTACACCACACAGCGTGACTGCCTCAACAGCCACAATCCACCTAAAGCTGCCTTCGTAGCCTCCCACCCGACGGCAGCAACCCCTCCGGCTGGGATGGTGGGATTACATCCCGCCGCTATCTGACCGGCTCTGGCACCGGGATCTAGATCTGACACCCTCAGCCAGCCGCTCCTCCCGCCCTGGCCCACCGCACCCCCAGTCTCTTGGGGCTGAGCATACCCCTGCACACAAAGGGGAACTGCAGGGCTATCGCAAATACCCTCATTTTCTACCCTTAATTCGAAAAAGCTCCTAAAGCCACACAAAACCCTGGCACGCTCCGAGGGTGCCCAGACCTGAGAGGCTGAGGCAGGGCCGGGAGGGGGGTGGTGTTGTGTGAAAGGCAGGACAGGCAGTGGGACATAAAAGGGCACAACAGGGAAACCAATAAAAGCCTCTAAGCCCCCGGGCGGCCTGTGGGAACCTCCCTAGTCCCTTCCTCGCTAAACACCCCGCCGCGGTGCCCCCGCCACGCCACGGGTGTCCCTGCCCCGCTGCTCCGGCCCTCTCCTCTCTTCAGCCTCCCCAAgcgccgggccctgcccgccgcgccgccggcccccgcgggGAGGAGACagcggcgggagggcggcggcaCCTCCCTCGGCCCCGGCAGGCCCagcccgggccgcgccgggcgtTGCAACCGGAGGGCGGGAGGGCGAGGCGCTGAGAGGGGCTGCGGCCCGGCGGGCAGCCGCCGCAGGTGAGACGGACGGCCCCGGCTTGGCGGGGAGGCGGCCCGTCAGCCCTAGACCGCCGCTCGGTCGCTAGCGGGAGGGTCGGCGccagcggcgcggcgcggcgcagcgCAGCCCTGCGGGAGCGGCAGCCGCGTTCCCCTTACCTCCCCCGGctcgggcgggcggcggcccccaACCCACCGCGACGGGGCCTCCCAGCCGCCAGCGCCGAGCCCCTgcggcggggcagcgcggccCCTTCAGCCCTGCGCGGCCTCCGCCCGCACGCCCGCCCTGCTTGAGGCGGAGGGGGGCAGACCCGCGCTACGCCCCAGCGCTACAGGCCGGGGGAGGGCGGCCCAGGGCGCGGCGGCTGCTGCCCGGGGACCCGCTTGAAGGGCAGCGGCAGCGCGCCTCGGCGCTGGCAGCGGGGCGGGGTGGGATTAATCGGCTCCTCACCTCGAAGGTGTTAGGCCGCGGGTGGTGGCGTGAGGGAAAGGTAAAACGGTCGGGGCTCGGGCGCTGCCTGCCCCGGCGCGGGCGTTGTCGGTGGGGCGGCTTCCTCCGGCGGGAGCTGCTCCCCCACCGCGGTCGCTCTCCTCGCCGCTGCTGCGAGGAGCAAGGACTCGGGCGCTGCTGTGTGAAAAGGCCGTGTAAACAAAGGGAGGGAGCGCGTCCGGAGGCAGAGCGTGAAGTAGCAATACTGACGCGGTGACCGTTCGGGTTTACGAGCAGGGAAACACCTCTCTTAACCTTCCCCTGGGACGGGTCCTCCGGGCAACGACAGACTACGTTTTCGAGGGGGAAGGGAGATTTTTGTTGAGCTGATGTTGTCTTTAAACTGTCACAATTAAGTATGTTCAGAGCGTTTGGAAGCATTTCGCCTTTATACGCAGAGTTCTGAAGCTGTACAGGGTATGGCTGCAATTCTGAACGTGAGGCTACTTACGAAAACAAGTGTTATTAAGGTGTTACAAGCTTCCAGGACTACTAGCGATAAATTGTCCACGTGGATTGTTAGAATTGACCTTTTTACTGGTAATTCAATACCCTCACCGTTATATGTGGGGTTAATGTTATAAAGGAAGAAGGTGAGAGTCACCTTGTATCTTGATACTTGGGATTTCGGAGTCTCAGAAAAGCTTTCGGGGACTAGCCACCTACTTTAGATGTCCTTTTGTAAAAGTAATGTTTTAGACTCCGTGGATCACATTAACATCTGAAATCTACGTTCTCTGTTGTTGCAAACgaaatacttcattttcaaaaaacatCTGTGTGAGCCTGTTACTAATTGTACcttaattttaaggaaaattgGATGGCTGAGTGAGAACTGGTTGTTCAAAAGATTCACGCTCGTGGCTGAGGATTACAGCATGTCTAAAGAAATGCAAGAACTGCAGAAGCAATGGCACTCCGTGGTGCAGTCCATCCATAGCAACTCAAATGTGGGTCTGGATTATAATTTATAATATGTTTATAAAGATACTCCTTTCATAACTCTTGGAATATCTCACCCCAATTTATTTAAACGCAATTTCAGAACTTCttttgggggctggaggggaatgGGTACTCTCTTTTTAAGTGAATGCTGAGGAGCCTATGGGAAGGGCTGTCCTCCTACACCTTCAGCAATCAAGAAAGAGGGAAGGctgttctgcatttctgtgttttactgGTATAACCATTTGAGATAGTAGAGTGGCATTTTACTTAAATGGTTGTGCCGCTATAAAAAGAACTAAAACTGCAATACATATTTCCTTAAGGGACAGGAAATGTCTCTACTACAGTAAAGTTCTAGTGTGTAGGTATGACTGCATCTGtaaagaggatttttaaaaaatattataattttatatatataattttatattataaTTAGCAGACATGCCTGCACTGTACTTACGGTCAATATACGAGCAGGTTGCAGATATTACTGaggcatgaaaaaaagaaaaaatcatcatcatttttaaatgttacagtatctttttttcttaacaaatacAGTTCTCTAGATCAAAATCATAGTGTTGAGACCCCACTGAAATACTGTGCAGCTAAActgtgatttgggtttttttaacttgttttcttacttgttttcaggttctttgttttgttttgttttttttaatttgtgcaggaatggaactgggaagtccaagAGAAACATGTTTGTTCTTGGTAGAATTGTATTTGCTATGAAGTTATCTAAATTTGTAGTAAGTCTTCATGCTTTTGAAATACAGGGACAACAGCTGCCCTCTATTCAAGCTGCAGACTTACAAAAAGATGCTACCTGCAGTTCACTGAAGTAGCAGTGACCTTTAAAAGTTATCTatgacaagataaaaaaaaaatctgaaatgtttttctttcatccgCAGGTTGTTGCATTTATGAATTCTCGTGTTGGCCAGTATTTAGATGACCATCCTTTTGTTGCCTTATCGCTCCTGATGTTTATTGCAGTGTCTGCTATTCCCGTtgcatttttcctgatttttgttgTTACAACAGCCCTAATGGCCTGCGTTGGTGTAATAGTCATGGAAGGTATTATATGCCTGCATGTATGTACTTACTTATTCCCTTCTAAGGCAtgatgtcttgtctttttttaattcttccttctgGAGACCCCAGTTCAGCAATTGAGGATTTCTGCATGTAGTCCTTGGGTCTCAGCCGTAGTGAAACTCTTAATACAAGAATAGTAATCGGATTAAGTGTAGTCTATACAGGGGAAATCCTATTTCCCTTTCTAATCATCTCAGCCACCAGGATATGCCTAAACCAGTTATCTTGATCATGCATAGCTTTTATAGAGGCCTGCTAGTTGATTGCAGAAGACTTGTTTTCCCAAATGGTTTGAAATTGGGGTTGTGGTAGAACGTCAGATGTTCTAATATACTTGTATATAAACTTGTTTAAATAAcaacctgattttctttttctaggtGTTATAATAGCCATAGGTGGCATAGCCCTCCTCTGTGTGCTGTGTGGCCTGGGTGCACTTTCACTAGGAGTTTCTGGAGTACTTAGTGTTTGTTATGTCGTTTTTTCAACTCTGGTCAACTACTGGTATGCTTCAAGGTGAGTATTGATGTCTTGATCCATGCTTGGGTTTCAAACTCTGCAACTGTACTATTGCATTGATTACTTTATTCTACGTTAGCAACTGTTGCTTAGTTTAACAAATGTTTCTTGAATGCTAGAGcattgtagggtttagggttattccatgcggggcccggacaacaggacaccaatgtgatgattaaagtcgccagtttattgagcctagctgatcattcttatacaattctctgagttgcttagaagctttgattggctgctgcatgcaagcatttggtgtccacgcaaACAACATAAaatatcgatactgtccacgtgcataaacataagatacagttagttatactcactctgtacatgcgcgtaaacacaggacataattggctatattaactagagcatgcaaaacttgtctgagtccaattggccaagataagcccctgaattgaggttgcttgtgccaagttccctttatcgtggaatgcgcacctgtgtttttctaattgggatctttctttttctatcttcttgtttattctgttcaaggccttctaaaggcatctggaatgctcttgcaaccatgagctactttcaggcccagtaactaagttccatataattgaccccaACAGAGCATCTCTGGCTACACTGGTGGCTTAATGTGCAGCATACAAGTTTCTAGTCaccaatatatattttaatgagaGTTAGTACATGCCTTCTTGCCTATTTACAAAAGAGGACGTGTAAATAGTCTTTAAATGTGCATGTGCTAACACAACACGACATCAAGCAATAAAATACAACTTTGTGTCACTCAGAGTATTTGTTGctttaaatgtcattaaaacaCACTTCCAAATTGGACTTTGCCTAGAGGATGAACCGTTTGCAGTTTTTTCTGCATGATGACCCAGCTATGTCTGCTTACCTGCATTTGTAGAGTAAAGGACCAAGATTAGTTGTAGATTTGGAATAGGCAGAGGCATACTTAAAAGGGGCAGTGTGGCCAAAATAGAAATTACAGGTTTTACTTGATGCTGCACATGTGCTGCTTGCACATTATGTCTCCCCTATTTCACTCAGCATTGCCTTAGCCATGCTTCTTTGTACTGGCTAGGAGTAAGAGGCACTAGCTGGTTGTGCTGGAGTGCCACCTGTTGCCCGCTTAAATATCTACCAGGGAATGAATAATGATAATCACTTCTTAAACATAAGGGAGAGCAATAAGAAAAATTACAGCTGCTCCATCCTAGACTTCCTGAGTGTGCTCCTTCGTCACAGCTGTGGACACACAAAACTGCTTGTGGAGCCCATGATATTGTCAGGATGACAAGACCATGGTGCAAGGCCCAGTGTGCTTGCATTTGTTCCAAGGGTCCATAACACTCCTCCAGGATATGCTGCCAGGTCCATAAAATTGCCCACCAATTCcagaaaagacttctttttttt contains:
- the LDAF1 gene encoding lipid droplet assembly factor 1; protein product: MSKEMQELQKQWHSVVQSIHSNSNVVAFMNSRVGQYLDDHPFVALSLLMFIAVSAIPVAFFLIFVVTTALMACVGVIVMEGVIIAIGGIALLCVLCGLGALSLGVSGVLSVCYVVFSTLVNYWYASRGQIKKQELNGSLPQKSPSVLDLSANNGKNE